One window of the Primulina eburnea isolate SZY01 chromosome 18, ASM2296580v1, whole genome shotgun sequence genome contains the following:
- the LOC140819376 gene encoding RNA pseudouridine synthase 7 — MKRKNINREEEESMDIVWQTPANPPQRQDYIFRDGIRYVRPYYFEFISHAKNRWEGKTIVDLFTEEFKGRPRDYYVSAVKAGRIQVDGQVVPVSYIVQSSQKISHFLHRHEPPVMASEVEILLTEPDVLTVRKPASVPVHPCGQYRKNTIVGILQAELDLAPLFPIHRLDRLVSGLLIFARNAFKADIFRKQIEAGEVKKQYIARVMGLFPENEQVVNMNINYNAREGKSTVEAENGQNCKSPSKGKAACTKFTRISTNGTHSIVSCEPVTGRTHQIRVHLKFTGHPIANDMLYLSESVNHRSVEGLSADRAAAMSEFALKPNRCEICVPNSTDDPIEDFCIDPMCTNCPNLAPKGYDGHEEGLWLHCVRYSGPGWTYECPYPDWASLD, encoded by the exons ATGAAGAGGAAGAATATTaacagagaagaagaagaaagtaTGGATATTGTGTGGCAAACTCCGGCCAATCCTCCTCAGCGCCAAGATTACATTTTTCGCGACG GCATTAGATACGTTAGGCCCTACTATTTCGAGTTCATCTCACAT GCTAAGAATAGATGGGAGGGAAAGACAATTGTTGATTTGTTCACGGAAGAGTTCAAGGGACGGCCTCGAGATTATTAT GTATCTGCAGTGAAAGCTGGGCGGATACAAGTTGATGGACAAGTTGTACCTGTGTCATACATTGTCCAGTCTTCACAAAAAATAAGCCATTTCTTGCACAG GCACGAACCACCAGTGATGGCTTCGGAAGTTGAGATTCTTCTTACTGAACCAGATGTCCTAACTGTGCGCAAGCCGGCATCAGTTCCT GTGCATCCATGTGGGCAATATCGCAAGAACACTATTGTTGGTATTCTTCAGGCAGAACTTGACTTGGCACCATTATTCC CAATTCATAGATTAGATCGTTTGGTCTCTGGACTTCTTATCTTTGCCAGAAATGCTTTCAAGGCTGACATTTTCCGGAAACAG ATTGAAGCCGGAGAGGTGAAGAAACAGTATATTGCAAGAGTAATGGGACTGTTTCCTGAGAATGAG CAAGTtgttaacatgaatataaattataatgctCGAGAAGGAAAGAGCACAGTGGAG GCTGAAAATGGTCAAAACTGTAAAAGTCCTTCAAAAGGGAAGGCTGCTTGTACCAAATTCACCAGAATTAGCACTAATGGAACTCACAGCATTGTTTCCTGTGAACCGGTCACTGGCAGGACCCATCAG ATCCGTGTCCATTTGAAATTTACGGGACATCCCATAGCTAATGACATGCTATACCTATCAGAGTCTGTTAATCATCGTTCTGTTGAAGGATTGAGTGCAGACAGAGCTGCAGCTATGTCAGAGTTCGCCCTAAAGCCTAATCGTTGTGAGATTTGTGTACCTAACTCGACAGATGATCCCATCGAAGATTTCTGCATTGATCCTATGTGTACAAATTGTCCTAATTTGGCACCTAAAGG ATATGATGGGCATGAAGAGGGTTTATGGCTGCACTGTGTTCGATATTCTGGGCCAGGCTGGACTTACGAGTGCCCGTATCCTGATTGGGCTTCTCTGGACTAA
- the LOC140819377 gene encoding bidirectional sugar transporter SWEET14-like, with translation MNNLAFAFGLLGNIVSFLVFLAPVPTFHKIYKKKSTEGFQCVPYVVGLFSAMLWIYYAFLKPDTTLLITINSVGCVIQTVYICLYIFYAPKQAKMQAVKLLLLVNIVGFGLIVLLTRFLADESNRDNVVGWICLVFSLCVFVAPLCVVRQVIRTKSVEYMPFLLSFFLTLSAVMWFFYGLLRKDYNIAIPNVLGFSFGVLQMLLYITYKNAAKKVVKENVEVPVELKEQVIDVAKLSAMVCPGITPVVVPPCLANDIALNLDGEKIRAKE, from the exons ATGAATAACTTGGCTTTTGCTTTTGGACTTCTTG GCAACATTGTTTCCTTCCTGGTTTTCCTCGCACCTGT GCCAACCTTTCATAAAATTTACAAGAAAAAATCAACTGAAGGGTTTCAATGTGTGCCTTATGTGGTGGGATTATTCAGTGCCATGCTATGGATATATTATGCATTTCTTAAGCCAGACACAACTCTTCTTATCACTATCAACTCCGTCGGATGCGTCATCCAAACCGTTTATATTTGCCTCTACATATTCTATGCTCCGAAACAGGCTAAG atGCAAGCAGTGAAGCTTCTTCTGCTAGTAAACATAGTTGGTTTCGGTCTGATCGTGCTACTAACACGGTTTCTAGCTGATGAGTCGAATCGTGACAATGTTGTTGGATGGATTTGTCTCGTGTTCTCGTTATGCGTATTCGTCGCTCCTTTATGTGTTGTC AGACAAGTTATACGTACCAAAAGTGTGGAATACATGCCATTCCTTCTATCATTTTTCCTCACACTGAGTGCTGTTATGTGGTTCTTCTATGGCTTACTGCGCAAAGATTATAACATTGCT ATTCCTAATGTTCTGGGATTCAGCTTTGGAGTGCTCCAAATGTTACTTTATATAACATACAAAAACGCCGCCAAGAAAGTGGTGAAAGAAAATGTCGAAGTTCCAGTTGAGTTAAAGGAACAGGTAATCGACGTCGCGAAGCTGAGTGCGATGGTTTGCCCTGGCATAACTCCTGTGGTGGTGCCGCCCTGCCTCGCCAACGACATTGCGCTTAATCTCGACGGAGAGAAAATTCGGGCCAAGGAATAG
- the LOC140819862 gene encoding protein TAPETUM DETERMINANT 1-like, with amino-acid sequence MRPESSLRRRRIASFTAVLAVTFSLLVIQTYSDHCKLQVGKVLSEKKNLMETKNTEMETKNTPSVNTHRKLLVLGPRKEDEKGTEKKVEPNRIWSERCSKSDIVISQGATEPLPNGIPTYTVEIMNVCVSGCDISAIHLSCGWFSSARLVNPRVFKRIRFDDCLVNDGNPLINGRTLSFQYANTFRYPLSVSSVTC; translated from the exons ATGAGGCCCGAATCATCATTACGGCGGCGAAGAATCGCTTCATTTACTGCGGTTTTGGCGGTCACATTCTCGCTCCTCGTTATTCAAACCTATTCAG ATCATTGTAAATTGCAGGTCGGTAAAGTTTTATCTGAGAAGAAGAATTTAATGGAAACCAAGAACACAGAGATGGAAACCAAGAACACACCCTCTGTCAATACTCATCGCAAGCTGCTTGTTCTTG GTCCAAGAAAAGAAGATGAAAAGGGTACTGAAAAGAAAGTGGAGCCCAACAGAATCTGGAGCGAAAGGTGTTCAAAATCAGACATAGTGATCAGCCAGGGCGCCACCGAGCCGCTGCCCAACGGCATCCCCACGTACACGGTGGAGATAATGAACGTCTGCGTCTCCGGCTGCGACATTTCCGCCATCCACCTCAGCTGCGGCTGGTTCAGCTCCGCCCGCCTCGTCAATCCCAGAGTATTCAAACGCATTCGATTCGACGACTGTCTCGTTAACGACGGCAACCCACTCATCAACGGCCGCACGCTCTCCTTCCAATACGCCAACACCTTCCGCTACCCCCTCTCCGTCTCCTCCGTCACTTGCTGA